A single genomic interval of Chryseobacterium paludis harbors:
- a CDS encoding UDP-2,3-diacylglucosamine diphosphatase, translating into MKRNVELVVISDVHLGTYGCKAKELLRYLNSIQPKILVLNGDIIDIWQFKKSYFPKPHLKVIKKILSFATKNTEVYYITGNHDEMFRKFTDFELGKLKVCNKICLNIDQKKTWIFHGDVFDASVQHSKWIAKLGGKGYDMLIVINNVVNWVLEKMGREKYSFSKKIKNNVKKAVKYIGDFELTASELAIDNHYDYVICGHIHQPQIRKVVNKKGSCTYLNSGDWIENLSALEYHDKEWKIFYYDDHKHLLQDDETEEIQDLDTSDLLKIVTNFSE; encoded by the coding sequence ATGAAAAGAAATGTTGAGTTAGTTGTTATTTCGGATGTGCATTTGGGAACTTATGGATGTAAGGCTAAAGAGTTACTAAGGTATCTGAATTCAATTCAACCCAAAATTCTGGTTTTGAATGGTGATATCATTGACATCTGGCAATTTAAAAAGTCTTACTTCCCTAAACCTCATTTAAAGGTTATAAAAAAAATCCTCTCGTTTGCCACTAAAAATACAGAGGTATACTATATCACTGGAAATCATGATGAGATGTTCAGGAAGTTTACCGATTTTGAACTAGGTAAACTCAAGGTCTGTAACAAAATTTGTCTTAATATCGATCAAAAGAAAACATGGATTTTTCATGGTGATGTATTTGATGCGTCAGTTCAACACTCCAAGTGGATTGCAAAACTTGGTGGGAAGGGATATGATATGCTGATTGTTATTAATAATGTTGTAAATTGGGTCTTAGAGAAAATGGGACGAGAAAAATACTCATTTTCGAAAAAAATCAAAAACAATGTGAAAAAGGCGGTAAAATATATTGGAGACTTTGAATTAACTGCTTCTGAACTGGCAATAGACAATCATTATGATTATGTCATCTGTGGTCACATACACCAACCTCAAATCCGCAAAGTTGTCAATAAAAAAGGCTCTTGTACTTATCTTAATTCGGGAGACTGGATAGAAAATTTATCAGCCTTGGAATATCATGACAAGGAATGGAAGATTTTCTATTATGATGATCATAAACATTTGCTTCAAGATGATGAAACAGAAGAAATTCAGGATCTTGATACCAGTGATCTTTTGAAAATAGTAACTAATTTTTCCGAATGA